ACATCGGTGTATAACCAAAAATCAGATGCACACGTTGATTAAAATGCTCAGATATATTGTTCAATTGCTTTGAAACACTCTTCATATGAATACTTCCCTTTTACATAAAAGTCTTGCTTCACTTTAAAGTCAAAATGCTGCAATACATTTGAGAGGTAATCGCGGGGACAACGGGCAACTTCACTATATTTTGTATCTATGAAAATATCAGTACTTTCACTCAAATATGTCGTAAACCATTTGCGAATGCGACGACCTTCTGCATCTGCATCAACTAAAATGTAGACTTGTTTATCATACAAATATTCAATCATATTGTCTAACTTTTCGATTCCCATCGTGCCATGTGTACAAATGATTTCGACAGGTTCCAACAACACCTCTTGAACACGTTTTTTATCAGATTTCCCTTCAACAACAATAACCTTATGGATCATCGTCATGGTCTTCACCTTCTAAAAAATATTTGAGTATAAAAAACTCCTTGATAATTAAATTACCCAGGAGTTCTCATTATGATATTATTCGCCGATCATTTTTTCGTAACCAGCTGCATCTAATAATGCGTCTAGTTCACTTTCGTCTTTTAATTCAACTTTAACCATCCAAGCTTCCTCGTATGGTGATTCGTTCACTGCTTCTGGTGCATCTTCTAAGTTTTCATTCACTGCAACGACTTTACCAGAAACTGGAGAATATAACTCAGATACTGTTTTAACAGATTCTACACTACCAAAAGTTTCACCTTCTGTTAATTCGTCTTCAACTTCTGGAAGCTCAACGAAAACGATATCCCCAAGTTCGCTTTGCGCAAAGTCAGTAATACCAATGATTGCAGTATTTCCTTCAACTTTTACCCATTCATGTTCTTTTGAATATTTTAATCCACTTGGCACTGCCACTTGAATCCCCTCCTATTTAATGATTACGGTTACAAGTTAATCATGACACATTGCAACGGTTCAATCAACTATTTTATGACACCCAAATGTCACGATAGTCGGCTTCTTTAAAACCAACTGTTACCGTATCACCCGAAACCGCAAGTGGTCTTTTCACTAACATGCCATCAGATGCGAGTAATTCTAATTTTTCTTCATCACTCATCTCACCTAATCGATCTTTTAAATTCAGTTCCTTATATTTTGCACCGTGCGTGTTGAAGAATTTTTTAATTTCTAAATCTGATTTTTCAATGATTTGACGAAACTCTTCTTTTGTCGGTGTATGTTGTGTAATATCAATAGGTTCAAAGCTCACGCCATTATCTGTTAAAAACTTGGCTGCTTTTTTACAAGTTGTGCAGTTTGGATATTGATAAAATTTAATCATCATTAAACCTCCTCGTTCAAATTAATTTAAATATAACAAATTATTATTTAAAATGCTTGTTTTTAGTAAGCATAATTCAACATATATGATGCTTTGTATGCCTGCTATACATTGTTCGAAATGCGATTGGTGCTGTGAAGTCGGAGTTTTTTCAGAGTATTGTGCATGTCATAGAGCTTATGTAAATTTTTAATGAATAGTGCTGAATTTACCCGCATTTTCTTTTTTGAACATGTCAAATGCATACGATTGCCGTTACTTTCTTTTTTTTGAACATGTCGCTTGCATACGATTGCCGTCTTGGACTCGCGTTCCCAGGGGCTGAGGGGAGGTTGTGACAAAAGCGCTTAGGATTTGAGCAGAACCGAGCGATGAGCAAAATTGATTTCCAAATTTTGCCGAAATCGCGGGAGTTCTGTCGAAAATCCTGCTTTTGGAACACCGTTTATTGATTCCCAGCGCACCCATTCATTGTGATTTTCCGGTTCAACTGATCCCTCGGGAGTCTCGTCCGTCCGGCAATCATGCATGAACAAGTGCATGGAGAGTGGACATTCCTATTGAACTGACTCAGATAACGTCACCTAGCCAGCTACTGTGTTAAGCATTGGCACTATCAAACATAAAGGACCACGTACCATTTTTCTCATTTACCTCGGGAGTCTCGTCCATCTGGCAATCTTCTGCGTTAAACATTTGGAAAGAGGTAATGGCATGCTACTTAGTGAGTTAATCGTATCCGTATAAGGTCTCTCACTTACATTGCCGTTCTTGCATCACAGGGCCATGAAAAAAATTACTGAGGCGGAAAAAGAAACGCGCAACAACCTTATCTTATACACAGTTGTAACGAAAAGAGCGCAATTTGAGATGTAGAAGCGCATAATTTCATGAATCCGACTCATTTAATGTCATCAAAAAGTTATGCCTCTCTTATACCTATTTTGGTTGTTATGTTAGGACGTGAGCAAAGCCAAGAGATGCTCAACATTGATTTCCAAATTATACCGAAATCGTACTATCTCGTGTTTAGAATGAAACGCCACTCATTATGTAATTTTTATGTGGTGATTCGAAGGACAACTCTCTAACATACTTTAATCATATGCATCAAAAAGTCGAAAACTGAGCTCGCACTAACGATTTACGACCCTCACATCTTTTTCAATACTCAATTTACAAAGATGACTTCTTGGGTAAAATTCGTTATAATATCGTTACTCAAAAGTTAAAAAAGGAGAGTTCTAACATGCAAAGTATTAAAAATATGGAATCATTTAACGAAGTGATACAATGCAATGAGCCTGTCATTGTTAAATTCGAAGCAGGTTGGTGCCCAGACTGTAGAGCAATGGATATGTGGATTGACCCTATCGTTGAAAAGTATAACCAATACAAATGGTATGCAGTGAATCGTGATGAATTAGAAGACGCAGCAACACAATATGAAGTGATGGGCATTCCAAGCCTTTTAATTTTCCAAAATGGCGAAAAGCTACACCACTTACATTCTGCCAATGCTAAGTCACCTGAACAAGTCGAAAGCTATTTAGCTGAAAGTTTAGGGTAACCTAGAACAATAAATCAGAGGGTAGTCCGTAAATCACAATCCCCTCATTTAATGAGATGATTTACGGATTGCCTTTTTCCTACGATTTGTCAATGGCTTATTAAAAGTAGCCCTAATAATACAATGTTTGAGAAAAAAATAAATTTACCCTGTTCATTAAAGATGCAGCCTTAATGAACAGGGTATTTTAAATGACAGCATGACAAGATGAAAGTATTTATATTTAAAATTCTGTCATGATTCCTCTGTTTTTTCGTGGTACTTTGCGATAGTCGGTTTCCTCTTCCAAATCGGTTAAATAAATAAACCCGATTAACTTTTCATCTGGCCCCACACCAAATGCTGTACGTACTTTAGGTTTAAAAATATACTCGGGTGTTTTCCAACATGTCCCGATTCCTTTTTCATACAGTAATAAAAGGAGATTTTGCGCAAATGCCCCTACCGCTAAATAATTTTCATTTTCTTCACGTTGTCGTGCATCACATTTCATCACAATTGCAAGGAACCCACCTAGTTTCGTCACTGCCTCATAATGACTTTGTTGCTTTTCGAGATCTCTCGGAAAAGCATAACGCGAAATTTCACGACTCATTTCAGCAAGTTTATGCTTTGGTACATACACAACACGCCATGGCTCCCTCATCCCATGATTCGGTGCGTCTGCCGCTCCAAAAATTGCATCCTTTAATGCTGTTTCGTCTATATACATATCTCTGTTGAACTTCTTTATACTTCTTCTCGATTGAATCGCTTGTTGGAGTTCCATTCTATCTACCCCTTTTTGATTGATAACCATTATCAATTATAAACGACAGGGTTTTAACTTTCAAATATACTGTATAGCGGTAAAACTTGTGCCAATGTTTTTACGTGAAGTTGGCCTGGTGCAACGCTGTCAGACAATGCACCATAAGACAACGCGCCACCGAACGTGTTTTGTGCCGTTCTAGAAATCAGTCCGAGTTGCCCCATTGAAATTCCTGTCACCCATTGTTGTAATGCTTCATGCGCCTCACTTAATGCTTGTAACAATGTTAATACATCTTGTTGTGTCTTGGGCATCACCGCAACCTTTAAATGATTCGCCCCCAGTTTCGACATATGATAATACGTCTTCTTCAGCACCTCTATCGTAGGCGTCATTTCAAAATTATGATAAGACGCAATCGACACTTTTCCACCTTGATGAATCGCTTCCACCACTTGACGACGGTCATCTTGATCAGGTTCCCATTCAATATCAATGAAATCAATTTTGTCTAACGTGGCTAACTGACGCAATAACTGTAAATACGCATCTGTTGATAATGCCCCTTTCCCTCCTTGTTGAGACGTTCGAT
Above is a genomic segment from Staphylococcus delphini containing:
- the gcvH gene encoding glycine cleavage system protein GcvH, translated to MAVPSGLKYSKEHEWVKVEGNTAIIGITDFAQSELGDIVFVELPEVEDELTEGETFGSVESVKTVSELYSPVSGKVVAVNENLEDAPEAVNESPYEEAWMVKVELKDESELDALLDAAGYEKMIGE
- a CDS encoding arsenate reductase family protein, whose product is MIKFYQYPNCTTCKKAAKFLTDNGVSFEPIDITQHTPTKEEFRQIIEKSDLEIKKFFNTHGAKYKELNLKDRLGEMSDEEKLELLASDGMLVKRPLAVSGDTVTVGFKEADYRDIWVS
- the aroD gene encoding type I 3-dehydroquinate dehydratase; translated protein: MKTQIVASLMPLNPTLTHEELHDIKRYANDFDILELRIDGIPNCEIPVIEKMVQQIVALPITFELLVTYRTSQQGGKGALSTDAYLQLLRQLATLDKIDFIDIEWEPDQDDRRQVVEAIHQGGKVSIASYHNFEMTPTIEVLKKTYYHMSKLGANHLKVAVMPKTQQDVLTLLQALSEAHEALQQWVTGISMGQLGLISRTAQNTFGGALSYGALSDSVAPGQLHVKTLAQVLPLYSIFES
- a CDS encoding thioredoxin family protein translates to MQSIKNMESFNEVIQCNEPVIVKFEAGWCPDCRAMDMWIDPIVEKYNQYKWYAVNRDELEDAATQYEVMGIPSLLIFQNGEKLHHLHSANAKSPEQVESYLAESLG
- a CDS encoding nitroreductase family protein, with the translated sequence MELQQAIQSRRSIKKFNRDMYIDETALKDAIFGAADAPNHGMREPWRVVYVPKHKLAEMSREISRYAFPRDLEKQQSHYEAVTKLGGFLAIVMKCDARQREENENYLAVGAFAQNLLLLLYEKGIGTCWKTPEYIFKPKVRTAFGVGPDEKLIGFIYLTDLEEETDYRKVPRKNRGIMTEF
- a CDS encoding toprim domain-containing protein; this encodes MTMIHKVIVVEGKSDKKRVQEVLLEPVEIICTHGTMGIEKLDNMIEYLYDKQVYILVDADAEGRRIRKWFTTYLSESTDIFIDTKYSEVARCPRDYLSNVLQHFDFKVKQDFYVKGKYSYEECFKAIEQYI